From Paracoccus suum, the proteins below share one genomic window:
- a CDS encoding ABC transporter ATP-binding protein — protein MLEVQGLEAAYGASRVLHGIDLSVAPGEVVTLMGRNGMGKSTTVKSIFGLLRPRAGRITVMGRDLTGAAPHRIAGAGLGLVPEGRQVFPSLSVEENLVATERPGPDGARRWTLPRVYALFPRLQERRANMGNQLSGGEQQMLAIGRALLTNPQLVVLDEATEGLAPLIREEIWSCLAALKAEGLAILVIDKNLSALTRFADRHVVIEKGRVVWAGTNAALIADPAVAERHLHV, from the coding sequence ATGCTTGAGGTGCAAGGCCTCGAGGCGGCCTATGGTGCCAGTCGCGTGCTGCACGGCATCGATCTGTCGGTAGCGCCGGGCGAGGTCGTCACGCTCATGGGCCGCAACGGCATGGGCAAGTCGACCACGGTCAAGTCGATCTTTGGCCTGCTGCGCCCGCGGGCCGGGCGAATCACGGTCATGGGACGCGATCTGACGGGGGCCGCGCCGCACCGCATCGCGGGTGCGGGCCTTGGCCTCGTGCCCGAGGGGCGGCAGGTGTTCCCCTCGCTCAGCGTCGAGGAAAACCTGGTCGCCACCGAGCGCCCCGGGCCGGATGGCGCCCGCCGCTGGACCCTGCCCCGGGTCTACGCCCTGTTCCCGCGTTTGCAGGAGAGGCGGGCCAACATGGGCAACCAGCTTTCGGGCGGCGAGCAGCAGATGCTGGCCATCGGCCGCGCCTTGCTGACCAACCCGCAACTGGTGGTGCTGGACGAGGCGACCGAAGGCCTTGCCCCGCTGATCCGCGAGGAAATCTGGTCCTGTCTCGCCGCGCTCAAGGCCGAGGGGCTGGCGATCCTGGTGATCGACAAGAACCTGTCGGCCCTGACCCGCTTTGCCGACCGCCATGTGGTGATCGAAAAGGGCCGGGTTGTCTGGGCCGGCACCAATGCCGCGCTGATCGCCGACCCGGCCGTGGCCGAGCGGCATCTGCATGTCTGA